A single region of the Oleispira antarctica RB-8 genome encodes:
- a CDS encoding LemA family protein: MEISTIITLVVIAAVIFYIISIYNNLVAFKNRYENGFSQIEVQLKRRYDLIPNLVETAKAYLKHESETLTAVVEARNEAMAGLKAVASNPSSAAAMSKLAGAEGALAGAMSRFNVTVEAYPDLKANTNMMQLTEELTSTENKVAFARQAFNDAVTTYNTYRQSFPPIFFANKFGHTKDATLLEFEDSVQIQVAPKVSF, translated from the coding sequence ATGGAAATATCGACGATTATCACCCTTGTGGTGATTGCTGCTGTTATCTTTTACATCATCAGCATTTACAACAATCTCGTAGCGTTTAAAAACCGTTATGAAAATGGTTTTTCACAAATAGAAGTTCAACTTAAACGTCGCTATGATCTAATCCCTAACTTAGTTGAAACGGCAAAGGCGTATTTAAAGCACGAGTCTGAAACATTGACTGCCGTCGTTGAAGCTCGCAATGAAGCCATGGCCGGATTAAAAGCGGTTGCTAGCAATCCTTCGAGCGCGGCCGCTATGAGCAAACTTGCCGGAGCTGAAGGCGCTTTAGCCGGAGCAATGAGTCGGTTTAACGTCACCGTAGAAGCTTATCCAGATTTAAAAGCCAATACCAACATGATGCAATTAACCGAAGAACTTACCAGCACAGAAAACAAAGTTGCGTTTGCGCGTCAAGCCTTTAACGATGCGGTAACAACATACAATACGTATCGTCAGTCTTTTCCACCGATCTTCTTTGCTAATAAATTTGGCCATACTAAAGATGCCACATTATTAGAATTTGAAGACAGTGTGCAAATTCAAGTCGCACCCAAAGTGAGTTTCTAA
- a CDS encoding Peptidase M48 family protein — translation MDFFGHQDQARKRTKQLVLLFALALLTLIFLTNLLVAGFLWGNPDIFPGLGNKVIRDPSLFDIFHYMSWRAWLIISAVVCGFVGLAYLYKVIKLSGGGVSIAHSLGGRLLKPDSEDFYERRLLNIVEEMAIASGMPVPQVFLLDDEIGINAFAAGFQPSDAIIGVTKGCLTKLSRLQLQGVIGHEFSHILNGDMRMNMRLIAILFGILCIGLLGRIILEAGARHSIYSRGRSQSSMFSSSSNKKEGGVPLFLIGIGFMILGYSGVFFGKLIQAAVSRQREYLADASAVQFTRDPQAIAEALKVIGYGGVGSAIGHSRREEFSHAFFGNAIYSHFSSHFGFLSTHPKLEERIRRIDKNWDGEWVQPQTLKQAYDESPQLAPQNKIRPEELLTGVAAAMSAAIDFTAPNSTVEGIPTQNTVDAESELTNAAHDPLNARGLCYALLLAPNSSLVHEQQLDLIKQYCGDGLLQSVNQLIPLVARLDESKRLPMIDKAIPALKLLSADQYRNFKQLLVKIVQADGKIDLFEWCLYRMILQYLNPTFDKAKAIKAKYGNVKKLSSEIETVLSFVANHGHDSLEGALKSFAIAATTAGFEGLQLQAKTSSFKSFNVALDTLTQAFPHVKGRIMKALAACVRVNGVEVAERELVQTIAAILECPTPDLFD, via the coding sequence ATGGATTTCTTCGGCCATCAAGACCAAGCGCGAAAACGTACAAAGCAATTGGTTTTATTATTTGCTTTAGCACTGCTTACGCTGATTTTTTTAACCAATTTGTTGGTCGCAGGTTTCCTCTGGGGCAACCCCGATATTTTTCCTGGACTTGGTAACAAGGTCATCCGAGATCCATCATTATTTGATATTTTCCATTACATGTCTTGGCGAGCTTGGCTAATTATTTCAGCTGTTGTTTGCGGTTTTGTTGGTCTCGCTTACTTATACAAAGTGATCAAACTCAGTGGCGGTGGAGTTTCCATTGCTCATTCATTAGGTGGGCGCTTATTAAAACCCGATAGTGAAGATTTTTACGAAAGACGTTTATTAAATATTGTTGAAGAAATGGCCATTGCTTCTGGAATGCCCGTTCCACAGGTATTTTTATTAGATGATGAAATCGGTATTAATGCATTTGCAGCAGGTTTTCAGCCGTCGGATGCGATTATCGGAGTCACCAAAGGCTGTCTTACCAAGCTCTCTCGCTTGCAACTGCAAGGTGTCATTGGCCATGAATTCAGCCATATTCTAAACGGTGACATGCGGATGAATATGCGTTTAATAGCGATTCTTTTCGGTATTCTCTGCATTGGTCTACTGGGCCGTATTATTCTTGAGGCTGGCGCTCGTCACAGTATTTACAGTCGAGGGCGCTCGCAGTCGAGTATGTTTTCATCTTCTTCAAATAAAAAAGAAGGCGGAGTTCCCCTTTTTCTAATCGGTATAGGCTTCATGATACTGGGTTATAGCGGCGTATTTTTTGGCAAACTGATTCAAGCAGCCGTTAGCCGTCAGCGTGAATATTTAGCCGATGCAAGTGCCGTTCAATTTACCCGAGACCCTCAAGCCATTGCCGAAGCCTTAAAAGTTATTGGCTATGGTGGCGTCGGTTCTGCCATTGGCCACAGCCGTCGCGAAGAATTCAGTCACGCTTTTTTTGGCAATGCTATTTACAGCCATTTTTCTAGTCATTTTGGCTTTCTCTCCACTCACCCCAAATTAGAAGAGCGCATCCGACGTATTGATAAAAACTGGGATGGCGAATGGGTGCAACCACAAACATTAAAACAAGCTTATGATGAGTCACCTCAACTTGCACCCCAAAATAAGATAAGACCTGAAGAGCTTTTAACGGGAGTCGCAGCGGCTATGTCAGCGGCGATTGATTTTACCGCTCCAAACAGCACGGTCGAGGGCATACCGACACAAAATACTGTAGACGCAGAATCAGAACTAACAAATGCTGCCCATGATCCGCTGAATGCAAGAGGTCTGTGTTACGCCCTGCTATTAGCACCCAACAGTTCATTGGTACACGAACAACAGCTAGACTTAATAAAGCAATATTGCGGTGATGGCTTATTACAATCGGTTAACCAGCTAATTCCTCTGGTCGCACGGCTTGATGAAAGTAAGCGCTTACCAATGATTGACAAAGCCATACCCGCTCTTAAGCTGTTATCAGCTGATCAATACCGTAACTTTAAACAACTGCTGGTCAAAATTGTACAAGCTGACGGTAAGATAGATTTATTCGAATGGTGCCTCTATCGCATGATTCTTCAATATCTAAACCCAACTTTTGATAAAGCCAAAGCGATTAAGGCCAAGTACGGTAATGTTAAAAAACTAAGTTCAGAAATTGAAACCGTATTATCCTTTGTTGCGAATCATGGCCACGACTCATTAGAAGGTGCGCTAAAGAGCTTCGCAATCGCGGCTACAACCGCGGGATTTGAAGGCTTACAGCTACAAGCTAAAACATCCTCTTTCAAAAGCTTTAATGTTGCCCTCGATACACTCACTCAAGCTTTTCCACATGTTAAGGGCCGTATCATGAAGGCTTTGGCAGCTTGCGTCCGTGTAAATGGTGTAGAAGTCGCCGAGCGTGAGCTGGTTCAAACCATCGCGGCTATCTTAGAATGCCCAACACCTGATTTATTTGACTAG
- a CDS encoding ABC-type proline/glycine betaine transport system, ATPase component: MINIKNLDVIFGDQPERALALLDQGQEREEISNSTGLVVGVNNANLQISKGEICVLMGLSGSGKSSLLRCINGLNDTTRGSIEIDHEGEVIDLVSADADMLRAIRTKRMSMVFQKFALMPWLTVAQNVAMPLELQGLDKKEIKQRVDAQLELVGLEQWAKHKPSELSGGMQQRVGLARALVTESDILLMDEPFSALDPLIRTQLQDELIQLQEKLNKTIIFVSHDLDEALKLGTNIAIMKDGEIVQQGKPESIVLNPVNDYVKQFVAHTNPIHVLKAKSIMRPITDMEFTEKGYCLSKRHDYWLSASQQQVYYRGGEFSPQLWQTGQDIVKLTAAPTCVAADTGMQDVMEIRYHTDHAVFIMKDLDEDLDDDEKLHRDEKIQGVIGDKELYHTLLGKMMLED; the protein is encoded by the coding sequence ATGATTAATATTAAAAATTTGGATGTCATTTTTGGTGATCAGCCAGAACGTGCATTAGCGCTATTAGATCAAGGGCAAGAACGAGAAGAGATTAGTAATAGCACGGGTTTGGTTGTGGGTGTTAATAACGCCAACTTACAAATCAGTAAAGGTGAAATTTGCGTATTAATGGGACTGTCTGGTTCCGGCAAGTCGAGTTTATTACGTTGTATTAATGGCTTGAATGATACGACTCGTGGCTCTATTGAAATAGATCATGAAGGCGAAGTTATTGATTTAGTCAGTGCTGATGCTGATATGTTAAGAGCGATACGCACCAAGCGTATGTCTATGGTATTCCAAAAGTTTGCCTTAATGCCTTGGTTAACCGTGGCGCAAAATGTTGCTATGCCACTTGAGCTACAAGGTCTTGATAAAAAAGAAATTAAACAGCGAGTCGATGCTCAGCTTGAGCTAGTAGGTTTGGAGCAGTGGGCAAAGCACAAACCGAGTGAGTTATCAGGTGGTATGCAGCAACGTGTTGGCTTAGCCAGAGCATTGGTGACAGAGTCTGATATTTTATTAATGGATGAGCCGTTCTCTGCTTTAGATCCGTTAATTCGTACTCAGCTTCAAGATGAACTTATTCAGCTACAGGAAAAATTGAATAAAACTATTATTTTTGTGAGTCACGATTTGGACGAAGCCTTAAAGCTGGGTACTAATATCGCGATCATGAAAGATGGTGAAATTGTTCAGCAGGGTAAGCCAGAAAGCATCGTATTAAATCCTGTGAATGATTATGTGAAACAGTTTGTGGCGCACACTAATCCAATTCATGTATTGAAAGCAAAATCAATTATGCGACCCATTACCGATATGGAGTTCACAGAAAAAGGTTATTGTTTAAGTAAGCGTCATGATTATTGGTTAAGTGCAAGTCAACAGCAGGTTTATTACCGTGGGGGCGAATTTTCACCTCAGCTGTGGCAAACAGGTCAAGACATTGTTAAGTTAACTGCAGCACCGACGTGTGTGGCTGCAGATACTGGCATGCAAGACGTTATGGAAATTCGTTATCATACCGATCATGCGGTATTCATAATGAAAGATCTTGATGAAGATTTAGATGACGATGAGAAACTTCATCGTGATGAAAAAATTCAAGGAGTGATTGGTGATAAAGAGCTGTATCACACCTTGTTGGGTAAGATGATGCTAGAAGATTAA
- a CDS encoding Glycine/betaine/L-proline ABC transporter, permease protein: protein MEQFKLPLGNYIEIFVDWLVDNGASFFDAISESLEWLISLFTNALLWLNPMAFITIVVAIALYFRRSVGLAVYAVVALSLIWNLGYWVETMQTLALVLYAALFCMVIGLPIGIYAAHHPTFYKALQPVLDLMQTVPTFVYLIPTLTLFGLGVVPGLISTIIFAIAAPIRLTYLGISEVPQDILEAGRSFGATKRQLLFRIELPAAASSIAAGVTQCIMLSLSMVVIAALVGADGLGKPVVRALNTVDIASGFEAGLAIVLLAILLDRLFKAGQAK from the coding sequence ATGGAACAGTTTAAATTACCTTTGGGTAATTATATTGAAATATTTGTCGACTGGTTAGTTGATAACGGCGCATCGTTTTTTGATGCCATATCTGAGTCATTAGAATGGCTGATTAGCTTATTTACGAATGCGTTGCTCTGGCTAAATCCCATGGCATTTATCACGATCGTTGTAGCGATCGCGCTGTATTTTAGACGTTCTGTGGGTCTTGCTGTTTATGCCGTCGTCGCGCTATCGTTGATTTGGAATCTAGGCTATTGGGTTGAAACAATGCAAACCCTAGCCTTGGTTTTATACGCGGCTTTATTCTGTATGGTTATTGGTTTGCCTATTGGAATCTATGCGGCGCATCATCCAACTTTCTATAAGGCTTTACAGCCTGTGTTGGATCTTATGCAAACGGTTCCTACTTTTGTTTATTTAATTCCAACACTCACTCTGTTTGGTTTAGGTGTTGTGCCAGGTTTAATTTCTACGATTATTTTTGCGATTGCCGCGCCGATAAGATTGACCTATTTAGGCATCTCCGAAGTACCTCAAGATATTCTTGAAGCAGGTCGATCGTTTGGCGCGACTAAGCGTCAGCTTTTATTCCGTATCGAATTACCTGCGGCCGCAAGCAGCATTGCTGCCGGTGTGACACAATGTATTATGTTGTCTTTGTCGATGGTAGTTATCGCGGCATTGGTCGGTGCAGATGGTTTAGGTAAGCCAGTCGTACGGGCATTGAACACTGTGGACATCGCTAGTGGTTTTGAAGCAGGTTTAGCCATCGTATTATTAGCTATTTTACTTGATCGTCTATTTAAAGCGGGGCAAGCAAAATGA
- a CDS encoding ABC-type proline/glycine betaine transport system, periplasmic componen: MMIKTLVLSASLLAASFTHANQCDTVRFADVGWTDITATTALTSVVLESIGYKTKTQVLSVPITYKSLANNDIDVFLGNWMPTMEADIKPYLEEGSVESIKKNLTGAKYTLAVPKAVYDAGVKTFADIVKYADKFDNRIYGIEPGNDGNRLIQSMIDQDAFGLKGFDVIESSEAGMLSQVKRQTRRNKWIVFLGWEPHPMNSNFELAYLEGGDDFFGPNLGGANIHTNVRKNYTSECKNVGKLLDNLTFTLAMENEVMAAILDAGKKPHVAAKEWIKKNPTILDAWLKDVTTLDGKPALAAASATLK, from the coding sequence ATGATGATAAAAACTTTAGTACTGTCAGCAAGTTTGTTGGCGGCAAGTTTTACCCACGCGAATCAGTGTGACACTGTTCGCTTTGCCGATGTGGGCTGGACGGATATTACAGCAACGACTGCTTTGACGTCAGTGGTACTAGAAAGCATTGGTTATAAGACAAAAACACAAGTTTTGTCAGTGCCTATTACCTATAAATCTTTAGCCAATAACGATATCGATGTGTTCCTAGGTAACTGGATGCCTACGATGGAAGCAGATATCAAACCGTACCTTGAAGAGGGTTCGGTAGAAAGCATCAAGAAGAATTTAACAGGGGCTAAATATACCTTAGCTGTGCCTAAAGCAGTTTATGATGCTGGGGTTAAAACCTTCGCTGATATCGTGAAGTACGCCGATAAGTTTGATAACCGAATTTATGGTATTGAACCAGGTAATGATGGCAACCGTTTAATTCAATCTATGATTGATCAGGATGCGTTTGGCCTAAAAGGTTTTGATGTAATTGAATCGAGCGAAGCAGGTATGTTGTCGCAAGTTAAGCGTCAGACTCGTCGTAACAAATGGATTGTTTTCTTAGGTTGGGAACCACATCCAATGAATTCAAACTTTGAACTAGCTTACCTTGAAGGTGGAGATGATTTCTTCGGCCCTAATCTAGGTGGCGCTAACATTCATACTAACGTTCGTAAAAACTATACGTCTGAATGTAAAAATGTAGGTAAGTTGTTAGATAACCTTACGTTTACGTTAGCGATGGAAAATGAAGTCATGGCCGCTATTTTGGATGCGGGTAAAAAGCCTCATGTTGCAGCAAAAGAGTGGATCAAAAAGAACCCTACTATTTTGGATGCTTGGCTAAAAGATGTAACAACACTCGATGGTAAGCCTGCATTAGCAGCGGCCAGCGCGACTCTTAAATAA
- the betA gene encoding Choline dehydrogenase codes for MKNQMSDLTYDYIIVGAGSAGCVLANRLSEDPKTSVLLLETGGSDRSIFIQMPTALSIPMNTKKYAWQFETEEEPHLDNRKMHCPRGKVLGGSSSINGMVYVRGHAKDFDEWAEKGATDWDYAHCLPYFKKSESWALAAENPETKDYRGTEGPLGVNNGNQMKNPLYQAFVDAGVEAGYMDTPDYNAKQQEGFGPMHMTVKNGVRWSTSNAYLRPALARPNLTVVTHALVHKVLLSVDGDAKKATGIRYERKGKMVDVQANKDVILSAGSIGSPHLLQLSGIGAKETLESAGIECQHNLPGVGENLQDHLEFYFQFKCKQPITLNGKLDLWSKFLIGANWFFFKKGLGATNHFESCGFIRSKAGVEWPDLQYHFLPAAMRYDGRTAFAGHGFQVHIGHNKPLSRGAVKVTSADPKAPPSIRFNYLAEEADKEGFRDCVKLTREIINQPAFDKYRDDEIQPGIQVQTDEEIDAFVRANVESAYHPSCTCKMGTDDMSVVDPQTRVHGINNLRVVDSSIFPTITNGNLNAPTIMVAERAADLIKSNVTLPPSDAEVSMASDWKTQQRSKF; via the coding sequence ATGAAAAATCAAATGAGTGATCTAACGTACGATTACATTATTGTTGGTGCCGGTTCGGCAGGCTGTGTGCTTGCTAACCGTTTATCTGAAGATCCTAAAACGTCTGTTTTATTATTAGAAACGGGCGGTAGTGATCGCAGTATTTTTATTCAGATGCCAACGGCTTTATCGATTCCGATGAACACCAAAAAATACGCATGGCAGTTTGAAACAGAAGAAGAGCCACATCTAGATAACCGAAAAATGCATTGTCCAAGAGGCAAGGTATTGGGTGGCTCATCTTCAATCAACGGAATGGTGTATGTTCGTGGGCACGCAAAAGATTTTGATGAGTGGGCAGAAAAAGGCGCAACTGATTGGGATTATGCCCATTGCTTACCGTATTTTAAAAAGTCAGAAAGTTGGGCGTTAGCCGCTGAAAATCCTGAGACGAAAGACTATCGTGGCACGGAAGGTCCGTTAGGCGTAAATAACGGCAACCAGATGAAAAATCCTTTGTACCAAGCATTTGTTGATGCCGGTGTAGAGGCAGGGTACATGGACACCCCTGACTATAATGCCAAACAGCAAGAAGGCTTTGGCCCGATGCACATGACGGTTAAAAACGGCGTGCGCTGGTCAACGTCTAATGCCTATTTAAGGCCTGCACTTGCGCGCCCTAATTTAACGGTTGTCACTCACGCGTTGGTGCATAAGGTTTTATTATCGGTTGATGGCGATGCGAAAAAAGCAACGGGTATTCGCTATGAACGCAAAGGAAAAATGGTAGACGTTCAGGCAAATAAAGACGTTATTTTATCGGCAGGTTCAATTGGTTCGCCGCATTTATTACAGCTATCAGGTATCGGTGCCAAAGAAACCTTAGAAAGCGCGGGTATTGAATGCCAGCATAACTTGCCTGGGGTTGGTGAGAACTTACAAGACCATCTTGAATTCTATTTTCAGTTTAAGTGTAAGCAACCGATTACATTAAACGGCAAGTTAGATTTGTGGAGCAAATTTTTAATTGGTGCTAACTGGTTCTTTTTTAAGAAGGGTTTAGGGGCAACCAACCATTTTGAATCTTGTGGTTTTATTCGTTCTAAAGCGGGTGTTGAATGGCCAGATTTACAGTATCACTTCTTACCTGCTGCGATGCGTTACGATGGTCGTACGGCATTTGCTGGCCATGGCTTTCAAGTGCATATCGGGCATAACAAACCTTTAAGTCGTGGTGCAGTAAAAGTAACCAGTGCTGATCCTAAAGCACCGCCAAGTATTCGATTTAATTACCTTGCAGAAGAAGCCGATAAAGAAGGCTTTCGTGATTGTGTAAAACTCACGCGCGAAATCATTAATCAGCCAGCCTTTGATAAATATCGTGATGATGAAATTCAACCGGGTATACAGGTACAAACAGATGAAGAGATCGATGCGTTTGTAAGAGCAAATGTTGAAAGTGCTTATCATCCTTCTTGTACTTGCAAGATGGGAACCGATGATATGTCGGTGGTTGACCCACAAACCCGAGTTCATGGAATCAATAACTTACGAGTCGTTGATTCCTCTATTTTTCCAACCATTACTAACGGTAATTTAAACGCTCCGACCATTATGGTTGCTGAGCGAGCCGCGGACTTAATCAAGTCTAACGTTACTTTACCGCCCAGTGATGCAGAAGTGAGTATGGCTTCAGATTGGAAAACACAGCAGCGCAGTAAATTTTAA
- the betB gene encoding Betaine aldehyde dehydrogenase, which yields MILKNFINGEYLDNASGKTFDVINPATGVLAYQVEVADEKIRSAAIKSSQQGFETWSAMTGFERNRILLKAVELLRERNDELAKIEVIDTGKPWQEASVVDVVTGTDSIEYFAALALSIEGTQQDLGGDFYYTRREPLGVCAGIGAWNYPLQIACWKAAPALACGNSMIFKPSEETPHGALKLAEIFFEAGVPAGVFNVVQGDGEVGAWLTTHNDIAKVSFTGEVGTGKKVMAAAATNLKDVTMELGGKSPLIVFSDADIDDAVSAAMLGNFYTQGEVCTNATRIFVQKDIYPKFITQLKERTEKNIIAGDPMDPETNFGALISKNHQQLVLSYIEKGIQEGAFLLTGGQALQPPGVEGGYFVAPTIFTDCTDDMTIVKEEIFGPVMSVLTFESEEEVIKRANGTEFGLAAGVFTNDIRRAHRVVKQLEAGICWINAYGASPAEMPVGGYKLSGIGRENGSSTMNQYTQIKSVYVGMQPLESPF from the coding sequence ATGATTTTAAAAAACTTTATCAATGGTGAATACCTTGATAATGCGAGCGGCAAAACATTTGACGTTATTAACCCTGCAACGGGTGTATTGGCGTATCAAGTTGAAGTCGCTGATGAAAAGATCCGCTCTGCTGCGATTAAAAGTAGCCAGCAAGGTTTCGAAACTTGGTCGGCAATGACAGGGTTCGAACGTAATCGTATATTGTTAAAAGCGGTTGAATTATTACGCGAGCGTAATGACGAGCTGGCTAAAATAGAAGTGATCGATACGGGTAAGCCTTGGCAAGAAGCTTCGGTAGTGGATGTTGTAACAGGTACAGATTCTATCGAATACTTTGCCGCACTGGCACTTAGTATTGAAGGTACGCAGCAAGATTTAGGGGGTGATTTTTATTATACCCGTCGTGAGCCGTTAGGTGTTTGTGCAGGTATTGGCGCGTGGAACTATCCACTGCAGATTGCATGTTGGAAAGCTGCCCCTGCACTAGCCTGTGGCAATAGCATGATTTTTAAACCGTCAGAAGAAACGCCACACGGTGCTTTAAAGCTAGCCGAAATATTTTTTGAAGCGGGTGTTCCAGCAGGCGTATTCAATGTCGTACAAGGTGATGGTGAAGTCGGTGCTTGGTTAACTACGCATAATGACATTGCCAAGGTGTCTTTTACGGGTGAAGTCGGCACGGGCAAAAAAGTAATGGCCGCCGCCGCGACTAACTTAAAAGACGTCACCATGGAACTCGGTGGTAAATCTCCACTGATCGTATTTTCAGACGCCGATATTGATGATGCCGTATCTGCAGCTATGCTAGGAAATTTTTATACACAGGGTGAAGTGTGTACGAATGCGACGCGTATTTTTGTGCAAAAAGATATTTATCCGAAATTTATTACACAGTTAAAAGAGCGTACGGAAAAGAATATTATTGCTGGTGATCCTATGGATCCCGAGACTAACTTTGGTGCTTTAATTTCTAAAAATCATCAGCAGTTGGTTTTAAGTTACATTGAAAAAGGCATCCAAGAAGGTGCCTTTTTATTGACTGGCGGTCAGGCCCTGCAACCACCAGGAGTTGAAGGTGGCTATTTTGTTGCACCAACCATTTTCACTGACTGTACCGATGATATGACCATCGTTAAAGAAGAAATCTTTGGCCCCGTTATGTCAGTATTAACCTTTGAATCAGAAGAAGAAGTTATTAAGCGCGCCAATGGTACAGAGTTTGGTTTAGCGGCGGGTGTATTTACTAATGATATCCGTCGTGCGCATCGAGTGGTTAAGCAACTGGAAGCTGGAATCTGCTGGATTAATGCTTACGGTGCATCACCTGCCGAGATGCCAGTAGGAGGCTATAAGCTTTCCGGTATTGGTCGTGAAAATGGATCGTCCACGATGAATCAATATACTCAAATAAAATCTGTCTATGTGGGCATGCAGCCACTAGAAAGCCCTTTTTAA
- a CDS encoding Transcriptional regulator, TetR family, producing the protein MARVGTEKQRKKELIEATIKSIENHGFQGTTILTISRQANLSAGIISHYFGSKQGLILATIRHLLEELKQGLLQQIASCEQPLTPELRLHMIVDTNFACFQQSTSVTRTWLCFWAQALHDPELARLQAVNSKRLLQNLLYSYRQIIPNKEKAFLAANMTAAMIDGLWLRSSLSKTSQDEFKKAEQVCKQFISAQCQLEKTI; encoded by the coding sequence ATGGCTAGAGTCGGAACAGAAAAACAACGTAAAAAAGAGCTAATTGAAGCCACTATAAAATCAATTGAAAACCATGGTTTTCAAGGCACTACGATTCTAACCATAAGCCGCCAAGCGAATCTATCGGCGGGAATTATCAGCCATTACTTTGGCAGCAAGCAAGGTCTTATTCTTGCGACCATTCGCCACCTCTTAGAAGAATTAAAGCAGGGTTTATTACAGCAAATTGCCAGCTGTGAACAACCACTTACTCCAGAATTAAGATTGCACATGATCGTTGATACAAACTTTGCTTGTTTTCAGCAATCCACTTCCGTGACCCGAACTTGGTTATGTTTTTGGGCCCAGGCATTACACGATCCTGAACTCGCGCGTTTACAAGCCGTGAATAGCAAACGCTTACTGCAAAACTTACTGTACTCCTATCGCCAAATTATCCCGAATAAAGAAAAAGCGTTTTTAGCGGCCAACATGACGGCGGCTATGATTGATGGACTATGGTTAAGAAGCAGTTTGAGCAAAACCAGCCAAGATGAATTTAAAAAAGCTGAGCAAGTGTGTAAACAGTTCATCTCAGCACAATGCCAGTTGGAAAAAACAATATGA
- the pnuC gene encoding Nicotinamide mononucleotide transporter PnuC, with protein MDAFYQGIITAAQAMSIWEVVAVILGVAYLVLAMRQNIFCWYAAFGSTAIFSWLFWDVSLVMESGLNVYYLIMAIYGWWVWRGNTQASSKTVEIKTWSLSRHALIIVGVVLISLVTGYGLEKNTSAALPYLDSFTTWGAVITTYMVAQKVLENWLYWLVIDTVAIYLYIDRELYLTALLMAVYVVLAVLGWFMWLKEYRQQNETYSVQTAV; from the coding sequence GTGGACGCATTTTACCAAGGTATTATTACCGCTGCTCAGGCCATGAGCATTTGGGAGGTTGTCGCCGTAATTTTAGGTGTCGCTTATTTAGTATTGGCGATGCGTCAAAACATTTTTTGCTGGTATGCCGCTTTTGGTAGCACGGCTATTTTTAGCTGGCTATTTTGGGATGTTAGTCTGGTAATGGAATCAGGTCTGAATGTCTATTATCTGATTATGGCTATTTATGGCTGGTGGGTTTGGCGTGGTAATACACAGGCAAGCTCAAAAACCGTCGAGATTAAAACTTGGTCGTTATCGCGTCATGCTCTAATCATTGTTGGTGTCGTATTAATAAGCCTTGTCACAGGCTATGGCTTAGAAAAAAATACCAGTGCCGCATTACCTTATTTAGATTCATTTACGACTTGGGGCGCGGTGATCACGACTTACATGGTGGCGCAGAAAGTATTAGAAAACTGGTTGTATTGGTTGGTGATTGATACTGTCGCCATTTATTTATATATTGATCGAGAGCTCTATCTAACGGCCCTACTCATGGCCGTATATGTAGTACTAGCGGTACTGGGTTGGTTTATGTGGCTAAAAGAATATCGTCAACAAAATGAAACTTACTCAGTTCAGACAGCGGTATAA